A stretch of DNA from Deltaproteobacteria bacterium:
ATTGCCGAGAAGATCACCCAGGAACAGCCGTAGAAGGGCGAAGGTTACTATGGAATTCTGGATCATTCAGACCCTCAATGCCCTCTCCTTTGCCATGCTCCTGTTTCTGCTTTGCGCAGGATTGTCCCTCATCTTCGGATTGATGAACATCCTTAATCTCGCTCACGGTTCCTGCTACCTGATCGGGGCCTACGTGGCCTTCAGTGTGGACAACTGGAGCGGTAATTTTTTCCTGGGACTCCTGTCGGGCGCGGTCGCGGCCGGCGCCGTGGGATACATTCTCCAACGGTTTCTGCTGCGGCGGGTGTATGGGCTCCGCCTGCTGCAGGTGCTCCTGACCTTCGGCTGCATGTTTATTATCGGTGACCTGGCCATCATCATCTGGGGAGCTGATCCCACCACCTTGCGGAAGCCCGAATGGCTGGAGGGTGCCTTCAATATGGGGGGAATCGTGTTTCCCAAATATCGTTTATTCGTGATTGCCGTTGGCCTGTTCATTGGGATCGGCCTC
This window harbors:
- a CDS encoding branched-chain amino acid ABC transporter permease, with translation MEFWIIQTLNALSFAMLLFLLCAGLSLIFGLMNILNLAHGSCYLIGAYVAFSVDNWSGNFFLGLLSGAVAAGAVGYILQRFLLRRVYGLRLLQVLLTFGCMFIIGDLAIIIWGADPTTLRKPEWLEGAFNMGGIVFPKYRLFVIAVGLFIGIGLWLFQEKTKWGAILRASVDDEQMARAVGINVPVLFTTVFVLGVALTGLSGVLGGPFVGVYPGVDLDVLLLAVVVIIVGGLGSMKGAFFGSIIVAALDNFGKALFPELAMFTIFAPMAIILALKPTGLWGRVL